The Calothrix sp. PCC 7507 DNA segment GCTACCAAGAAGAAATTATCCTACAGCAAGATGCAACCATCGCACCTTTAGCGTTTCCCGACATCCAAATACCATTTGCGGAATTATTTCTGCCTTAAGCCAAGAATAATTGCGTCATTGCGATCGCACTCTGTAGTCATTGACTGTCAACAGTCGAGCAATTAAACTTTTGTGCGATCTGTCAAAATCTCATAACCAGTTTCTGTCACTAACACGGTATGCTCAAACTGAGCCGACAGCGAATTATCCATAGTTACAGCTGTCCAACGGTCAGATAATGTCCGTGTGTGTCTAGAACCAGCGTTCAAAATTGGCTCAATTGCCAACGTCATCCCCGCACGTAATTTTACATTGGGCATTTCCCGCGTACGAAAGTTGAACACGGAAGGTTCTTCATGCAAGTTACGACCAACACCGTGTCCTGTGAATTCTTCCACTACAGTAAAACCATTAGCTTTCACATGGTCTTCTATTGCCCCAGCCATATCAAGTAGGTAAATACCCGCTTTAACTTGCTCAATACCTTTATAGAGGGCTTCTTCAGCTACGCGGATTAATTTAGCAGCTTCTGGTGTCACCTCACCTACGGCAATTGTAATGCAAGAATCACCGTGAAAACCTTGATAATAAGCTCCCGTATCTACTTTTAATACATCCCCAGTCCGAATCACTTTCTTAGGATTAGGGATACCATGCACAACTTCATTGTTAATACTGGAACAAATTGAACCAGGAAAACCGTGATATCCCTTAAAGCTAGGTGTTGCATCCATTTCGCGGATGCGTTTTTCTGCATAGG contains these protein-coding regions:
- the map gene encoding type I methionyl aminopeptidase, whose protein sequence is MNILTNLFSQTTQQPFSKKQRRGIEIKSPREIDIMRQAAKIVATVLKEISGLVQPGMTTADLDTYAEKRIREMDATPSFKGYHGFPGSICSSINNEVVHGIPNPKKVIRTGDVLKVDTGAYYQGFHGDSCITIAVGEVTPEAAKLIRVAEEALYKGIEQVKAGIYLLDMAGAIEDHVKANGFTVVEEFTGHGVGRNLHEEPSVFNFRTREMPNVKLRAGMTLAIEPILNAGSRHTRTLSDRWTAVTMDNSLSAQFEHTVLVTETGYEILTDRTKV